A DNA window from Micromonospora inyonensis contains the following coding sequences:
- a CDS encoding glutamate mutase L produces MSLAVCADVGSTWTKVAVVDLDGGLVVGSAAAPTTAGTDVLHGLDAAVAAATAGLDGAGRAPWYVCSSAGGGLRLAVVGYEPLVTAQAGRRVGLSAGAHVVHVAAGRLGGAGVAALRAARPDVVLLVGGTDGGDAETVTRNATRLARARWRVPVVVAGNADVRGEVCALLAGAGVPVTAAENVLPRIGVLAPVSARAAIREVFLRHVIGGKRLSRGPRFARLVRAATPDAVLTGVEVLADTVGGDLVVVDVGGATTDVYSVLTPDERADGPGREVAGSLWRARTVEGDLGMRWSAPGVVRAAVEERLLDAAGEEELSAAAAARAADPGFLPSTGAQRAADGRIAALAATVAVRRHARGAATGERAGRDLRDVRLLVGSGGVLRHAPAGEAAGVLAAVLADHAGGWAVPRAARAVVDGAYVLAAAGLLAGEHPQVARAVLGRHLVVG; encoded by the coding sequence GTGAGTCTGGCCGTCTGCGCCGACGTGGGGTCCACGTGGACGAAGGTCGCGGTGGTGGATCTCGATGGTGGGCTGGTGGTGGGGTCGGCGGCGGCGCCGACGACGGCGGGCACGGATGTGCTGCACGGTCTGGACGCGGCGGTGGCGGCGGCCACCGCCGGGCTGGATGGTGCGGGGCGTGCGCCGTGGTATGTGTGTTCGTCGGCCGGTGGTGGGTTGCGGCTGGCGGTGGTGGGTTACGAGCCGCTCGTGACGGCGCAGGCGGGCCGGCGGGTGGGGTTGTCGGCTGGGGCGCACGTGGTGCATGTGGCGGCGGGGCGGCTCGGTGGGGCGGGCGTGGCGGCGTTGCGGGCGGCCCGCCCGGATGTGGTGCTGCTGGTCGGGGGCACCGACGGTGGGGACGCGGAGACGGTGACCCGCAACGCGACGCGGTTGGCGCGGGCGCGGTGGCGGGTGCCGGTGGTGGTGGCCGGGAACGCCGACGTGCGCGGTGAGGTGTGCGCGCTGCTGGCCGGGGCGGGGGTGCCGGTGACGGCGGCGGAGAACGTGCTGCCGCGCATCGGGGTGTTGGCGCCGGTGTCGGCGCGGGCGGCGATCCGGGAGGTGTTCCTGCGGCACGTGATCGGCGGGAAGCGCCTGTCGCGGGGGCCGCGGTTCGCGCGGCTGGTGCGGGCGGCGACGCCGGACGCGGTGTTGACGGGGGTGGAGGTGCTCGCCGACACGGTCGGCGGTGACCTGGTGGTGGTGGACGTCGGTGGGGCCACCACGGACGTGTACTCGGTGTTGACGCCGGACGAGCGGGCCGACGGGCCGGGCCGGGAGGTGGCGGGGTCGTTGTGGCGGGCGCGGACGGTGGAGGGGGACCTGGGGATGCGGTGGAGCGCCCCGGGGGTGGTGCGGGCGGCCGTGGAGGAACGGCTGCTCGACGCGGCCGGTGAGGAGGAGCTGTCGGCGGCCGCGGCGGCGCGGGCCGCCGATCCGGGGTTCCTGCCGTCCACGGGGGCCCAGCGGGCGGCCGACGGGCGGATCGCGGCCCTGGCGGCGACGGTGGCGGTGCGGCGGCACGCGCGGGGCGCGGCGACCGGGGAGCGGGCGGGGCGGGATCTGCGGGACGTGCGGCTGCTGGTCGGTTCGGGTGGGGTGTTGCGGCATGCGCCGGCGGGGGAGGCGGCCGGGGTGTTGGCGGCGGTGCTGGCCGACCACGCGGGCGGGTGGGCGGTGCCGAGGGCGGCGCGGGCGGTGGTGGACGGGGCGTACGTGCTGGCCGCTGCCGGGTTGCTGGCCGGTGAGCATCCGCAGGTGGCGCGGGCGGTGCTGGGTCGGCATCTGGTCGTGGGCTGA
- a CDS encoding hotdog domain-containing protein yields the protein MSDSRVGLTVTHRRYVPYSHAHYAGNLVDGAYALGLFGDVATEVCIRTDGDEGLFASYSDVQFRAPMRAGDVLEVSATVTRVGTRSRTIDFEARVVCRGRPDRGGSAAEVLAEPVVAVTATGTVVVPAAA from the coding sequence ATGAGTGATTCGCGGGTCGGGTTGACGGTGACGCACCGCCGGTATGTGCCGTACTCGCATGCCCACTATGCGGGGAACCTGGTGGACGGGGCGTACGCGTTGGGGTTGTTCGGGGATGTGGCGACGGAGGTGTGTATCCGCACGGACGGCGACGAGGGGTTGTTCGCCTCGTACTCGGACGTGCAGTTCCGGGCTCCGATGCGGGCGGGGGACGTGTTGGAGGTGTCGGCGACGGTGACCCGGGTGGGGACGCGTAGCCGGACGATCGACTTCGAGGCGCGGGTGGTGTGTCGGGGTCGGCCGGATCGGGGTGGGTCGGCGGCGGAGGTGCTCGCGGAGCCGGTGGTGGCGGTGACGGCGACGGGCACGGTGGTCGTGCCGGCGGCGGCGTGA
- a CDS encoding OAM dimerization domain-containing protein yields MSGKTVVRPYGDTTGDGMVQVSFTLPVPHDKRAEGAAIQLANKMGIDPAMLVHAKQMGDGFTFFVVYGRVNHLVDVSAVQVVERDFPLLSAKEVNAVVKRRLRRKLSVVGACIGTDAHTVGIDAILNVKGIAGEKGLEYYRELKVTNLGAQVSVPELVEAARVERADAVLVSQVVTQRDAHLHNTREMSAAFREAMPAGRRPLLVVGGPRFDESMAAELGVDRIFGRGTTPGEVASFLVHALVPEKRAGA; encoded by the coding sequence ATGAGCGGGAAGACGGTCGTGCGGCCGTACGGGGACACCACCGGTGACGGGATGGTGCAGGTGTCGTTCACGTTGCCGGTGCCGCACGACAAGCGGGCCGAGGGCGCGGCGATCCAGTTGGCGAACAAGATGGGCATCGATCCGGCGATGCTGGTGCACGCGAAGCAGATGGGTGACGGGTTCACGTTCTTCGTGGTGTACGGGCGGGTGAACCATCTGGTGGACGTCTCGGCGGTGCAGGTGGTGGAGCGGGATTTCCCGCTGCTGAGCGCCAAGGAGGTCAACGCGGTGGTGAAGCGGCGGTTGCGGCGGAAGCTGTCGGTGGTGGGGGCGTGTATCGGCACGGACGCGCACACGGTGGGCATCGACGCGATCCTGAACGTGAAGGGCATCGCGGGGGAGAAGGGCCTGGAGTACTACCGGGAGTTGAAGGTCACGAATCTGGGTGCGCAGGTGAGTGTGCCGGAGCTGGTGGAGGCGGCCCGGGTGGAGCGGGCGGACGCGGTGCTGGTGTCGCAGGTGGTGACGCAGCGGGACGCGCATCTGCACAACACGCGGGAGATGTCGGCGGCGTTCCGGGAGGCGATGCCGGCGGGTCGGCGTCCGCTGCTGGTGGTGGGTGGGCCGCGGTTCGACGAGTCGATGGCCGCCGAGTTGGGGGTGGACCGGATCTTCGGTCGGGGCACCACGCCGGGTGAGGTGGCGAGTTTTCTGGTGCACGCCTTGGTGCCGGAGAAGAGGGCGGGAGCATGA
- a CDS encoding lysine 5,6-aminomutase subunit alpha TIM-barrel domain-containing protein produces MTGKLDLDPQLVARARELARRAGQPVVELARSHTTVSVERAVLRLAGVSGADPDGIPWVNRLVDAVVADVGLGRGVAVPVFDALVREQIADVTLLAQKAAAGSVRFVVPSGRAATVARRAARRAVGAGIRRIDRRRVERERLVGRYGDPARRPWIYLIVATGDIYEDIPQAQAAARAGADVIAVIRSTGQSLLDYVPEGATREGFAGTYATQENFRLMRAALDESSRELGRYIRLTNYASGLCMPEMATLAGLERLDMMLNDSMYGILFRDINPVRTFVDQRFSRQVHARAGIIINTGEDNYLTTADAVDEAHTVTVSQLLNEFFAHEAGLADWQLGLGHAFEINPDVPESLRLELAHALLARELFPDAPLKWMPPTKHMTGDVFRGNLLDGFFNLVGTLTGQGILLVGMMTEAVVTPWLSDRDIALQNVRYVLGAAGGLREDFVPASGGFIQQRAHRVLGEAVELLERIGEQSLLTAIAEGTFGIMKRPADRGKGLDGVAAHEADYYNPATDILEQPA; encoded by the coding sequence GTGACGGGAAAGCTTGACCTCGATCCGCAGTTGGTGGCGCGGGCGCGGGAGTTGGCGCGTCGTGCCGGGCAGCCGGTGGTGGAGTTGGCGCGCAGCCACACGACGGTGTCGGTGGAGCGGGCGGTGTTGCGGCTGGCGGGGGTGTCCGGTGCGGATCCGGACGGTATTCCGTGGGTGAACCGTCTGGTGGACGCGGTGGTGGCGGATGTGGGGTTGGGGCGCGGGGTGGCGGTGCCGGTGTTCGACGCCCTGGTGCGGGAGCAGATCGCTGATGTGACGTTGCTGGCGCAGAAAGCGGCGGCGGGTTCGGTGCGGTTCGTGGTGCCGTCGGGGCGGGCGGCGACGGTGGCGCGGCGGGCGGCGCGGCGGGCGGTGGGGGCGGGGATCCGGCGGATCGACCGGCGGCGCGTGGAGCGGGAGCGGCTGGTCGGGCGGTACGGGGATCCGGCGCGTCGGCCGTGGATCTATCTGATCGTGGCGACGGGGGACATCTACGAGGACATTCCGCAGGCGCAGGCGGCGGCGCGGGCGGGTGCGGACGTGATCGCGGTGATCCGGTCGACGGGGCAGTCGTTGTTGGACTACGTGCCGGAGGGTGCGACGCGGGAGGGGTTCGCGGGGACGTACGCGACGCAGGAGAACTTCCGGTTGATGCGGGCGGCGTTGGATGAGTCGTCGCGGGAGTTGGGCCGGTACATCCGGTTGACGAATTACGCGTCGGGGTTGTGTATGCCGGAGATGGCGACCCTGGCGGGTCTGGAGCGTCTGGACATGATGCTCAACGATTCGATGTACGGGATTCTGTTCCGCGACATCAATCCGGTGCGGACGTTCGTCGATCAGCGGTTCTCCCGGCAGGTGCACGCACGGGCGGGGATCATCATCAACACCGGTGAGGACAACTATCTGACCACGGCGGACGCGGTGGACGAGGCGCACACGGTGACGGTGTCGCAGTTGTTGAACGAGTTCTTCGCGCACGAGGCGGGTCTGGCGGACTGGCAGTTGGGTCTGGGGCACGCGTTCGAGATCAATCCGGATGTGCCGGAGTCGTTGCGGTTGGAGTTGGCGCACGCGTTGTTGGCGCGGGAGTTGTTCCCGGACGCGCCGTTGAAGTGGATGCCGCCGACGAAGCACATGACGGGGGACGTGTTCCGGGGGAACCTGTTGGACGGGTTCTTCAATCTGGTGGGGACGCTGACGGGGCAGGGGATCCTGCTGGTGGGGATGATGACCGAGGCGGTGGTGACGCCGTGGTTGTCGGATCGGGACATCGCGTTGCAGAACGTGCGGTACGTGTTGGGTGCGGCGGGCGGTTTGCGCGAGGATTTCGTGCCGGCGTCGGGTGGGTTCATCCAGCAGCGGGCGCACCGGGTGCTCGGTGAGGCGGTGGAGTTGTTGGAGCGGATCGGTGAGCAGTCGTTGTTGACGGCGATCGCCGAGGGCACGTTCGGCATCATGAAGCGTCCCGCGGATCGGGGTAAGGGTCTCGATGGGGTGGCCGCGCACGAGGCGGACTACTACAACCCGGCGACGGACATCCTGGAGCAGCCGGCATGA
- a CDS encoding amidohydrolase, with the protein MTNPSTLYRGGVLHCPADPGASALLVRDGRIAWLGSAADAPSADRVVDLDGALVTPAFVDAHVHATDTGLVLSGLDLSGARSAGAVLDAVASFAAGLPGDAVVLGHGWDESGWVDAALPDAVALDRAAGGRRVYLSQASIHSALVSQAMLAACPEVVSAAGFDASGWVRRDAHHVVRAGAFASVSRAQRVAAQRVALGRAASLGIAAVHECGGPEISDEEDFTGLLALSGVGVPEVYGYWGELLGAARARELGAVGAGGDLFADGALGSRTAYVSEPYRDSRSGSCGHGYLTAEQVRDHLLDCAAHGVQGGFHAIGDAAIGTVVAGFAGAAERLGVDRLRAARHRVEHAEIMSRRLIAGFVEFGIVASMQPAFDRLWGGVGRMYESRLGVDRSLASNPMGAMHSVGVALAFGSDSPVTPLDPWGSVRAAAAHHNPAQRMSVRAAFAAHTRGGWRAVGLDSEGVLALGAPATFAVWSTPAGVERGLPVVQAEDPELRGPGDQTPLPVCRRTVLRGEVIYEEGSS; encoded by the coding sequence ATGACGAACCCCTCGACGTTGTACCGCGGTGGTGTCTTGCACTGTCCGGCGGATCCGGGCGCGTCCGCGCTGCTGGTGCGGGATGGTCGGATCGCCTGGTTGGGGTCGGCGGCGGATGCGCCGTCGGCGGACCGGGTGGTGGATCTGGACGGGGCGTTGGTGACGCCGGCGTTCGTGGACGCGCACGTGCACGCGACGGATACGGGTCTGGTGTTGTCCGGGTTGGATCTGTCGGGGGCGCGGTCGGCGGGTGCGGTGTTGGACGCGGTGGCGTCGTTCGCCGCGGGGTTGCCGGGTGACGCGGTGGTGTTGGGGCACGGCTGGGACGAGTCGGGCTGGGTGGACGCGGCGCTGCCGGACGCGGTGGCGTTGGATCGGGCGGCCGGTGGTCGTCGGGTGTATCTGTCGCAGGCGTCGATCCATTCGGCGTTGGTGTCCCAGGCGATGCTGGCGGCGTGTCCGGAGGTGGTGTCGGCGGCGGGGTTCGACGCGTCGGGTTGGGTGCGTCGGGACGCGCATCATGTGGTGCGGGCGGGGGCGTTCGCGTCGGTGTCGCGGGCGCAGCGGGTGGCGGCGCAGCGGGTGGCGTTGGGGCGTGCGGCGTCGTTGGGGATCGCGGCGGTGCACGAGTGCGGTGGTCCGGAGATCTCCGACGAGGAGGATTTCACGGGTCTGCTGGCGCTGTCGGGTGTCGGGGTGCCGGAGGTGTACGGGTACTGGGGTGAGTTGCTGGGTGCGGCGCGGGCCCGGGAGTTGGGGGCGGTGGGTGCCGGGGGTGACCTGTTCGCGGATGGGGCGTTGGGGTCGCGGACGGCGTACGTGTCGGAGCCGTACCGGGATTCGCGGTCGGGGTCGTGTGGGCACGGGTATCTGACGGCGGAGCAGGTGCGTGACCATTTGTTGGACTGTGCGGCGCACGGGGTGCAGGGCGGGTTCCACGCGATCGGTGACGCGGCGATCGGCACGGTGGTGGCGGGGTTCGCGGGGGCGGCGGAGCGGCTGGGTGTGGATCGGTTGCGGGCGGCCCGGCATCGGGTGGAGCACGCGGAGATCATGAGTCGGCGGTTGATCGCCGGGTTCGTGGAGTTCGGGATCGTGGCGTCGATGCAGCCGGCGTTCGACCGGTTGTGGGGTGGCGTGGGGCGGATGTACGAGTCGCGGTTGGGTGTGGACCGGTCGTTGGCGTCGAATCCGATGGGTGCGATGCATTCGGTGGGGGTGGCGTTGGCGTTCGGGTCGGATTCGCCGGTGACGCCGTTGGATCCGTGGGGGTCGGTGCGGGCGGCGGCGGCGCATCACAATCCGGCGCAGCGGATGAGTGTGCGGGCGGCGTTCGCGGCGCACACGCGGGGTGGTTGGCGGGCGGTGGGCCTGGACAGCGAGGGTGTGTTGGCGTTGGGTGCGCCGGCGACGTTCGCGGTGTGGTCGACGCCGGCGGGTGTGGAGCGTGGGTTGCCGGTGGTGCAGGCGGAGGATCCGGAGTTGCGGGGGCCGGGGGATCAGACGCCGTTGCCGGTGTGTCGGCGCACGGTGCTGCGCGGCGAGGTGATCTATGAGGAAGGGTCGTCGTGA
- a CDS encoding zinc-binding alcohol dehydrogenase: protein MGLHRVVEPVGVLPQAAWRLDAAREIAPNEVRIRVERLNLDAASFRQLSEKHGGDGEKVRAEVLEIISQRGKMQNPVTGSGGMLIGTVEESGRRSPLGLRSGDRVATLVSLTLTPLVVTDGLARWDGRSEQVPCDGWAILFARSIAAVLPADLDPGLSLAVLDVCGAPALTARVVAEQVARRERDGDPRAVTVAVVGGAGKSGSLSLAAARRAGAGRTVGVVPVAAERDALVAAGLATEVVLADARDPVALSSAVTTALGVPADVTVVCVDVPGCEHGAVLATADGGTVVFFSMATSFAAAALGAEGLAADVTMLVGNGYVPGHAELALDLVRSEPGVRGLFAARLAAG, encoded by the coding sequence GTGGGTCTGCATCGCGTCGTGGAGCCGGTGGGGGTGCTGCCGCAGGCGGCGTGGCGGTTGGACGCCGCGCGGGAGATCGCGCCGAACGAGGTGCGGATCCGGGTGGAGCGGCTGAACCTGGACGCGGCGAGTTTCCGACAGTTGTCGGAGAAGCACGGTGGGGACGGCGAGAAGGTGCGCGCCGAGGTGCTGGAGATCATTTCCCAGCGCGGGAAGATGCAGAATCCGGTGACCGGGTCGGGTGGGATGTTGATCGGCACGGTCGAGGAGTCGGGGCGGCGGTCGCCGTTGGGGTTGCGGTCGGGGGACCGGGTGGCGACGTTGGTGTCGTTGACGTTGACGCCGCTGGTGGTGACCGACGGTCTGGCCCGGTGGGACGGGCGGAGTGAGCAGGTGCCGTGTGACGGGTGGGCGATCCTGTTCGCGCGGTCGATCGCGGCGGTGTTGCCGGCGGACCTGGATCCGGGGTTGTCGCTTGCCGTGCTGGACGTGTGTGGCGCGCCGGCGTTGACGGCGCGGGTGGTGGCCGAGCAGGTGGCGCGGCGGGAGCGGGACGGTGATCCGCGGGCGGTGACGGTGGCGGTGGTCGGGGGTGCGGGGAAGAGCGGTTCGTTGTCGCTGGCGGCGGCGCGGCGGGCGGGTGCCGGTCGTACGGTCGGGGTGGTGCCGGTGGCGGCGGAGCGGGACGCGTTGGTGGCGGCGGGCCTGGCCACGGAGGTGGTGTTGGCGGACGCGCGGGATCCGGTGGCGTTGTCGTCGGCGGTGACCACGGCGCTGGGGGTGCCGGCGGACGTGACGGTGGTGTGCGTGGACGTGCCGGGGTGTGAGCACGGGGCGGTCCTGGCGACGGCGGACGGCGGGACGGTGGTGTTCTTCTCGATGGCGACGAGTTTCGCGGCGGCGGCGTTGGGGGCGGAGGGTCTGGCGGCGGACGTGACGATGCTGGTGGGGAACGGGTACGTGCCGGGTCACGCGGAGTTGGCGTTGGATCTGGTGCGGTCGGAGCCGGGGGTGCGGGGGCTGTTCGCGGCGCGGTTGGCGGCAGGATAG
- a CDS encoding KamA family radical SAM protein: MTPTQPLATATRPNPVAPPSAGQPYEYRRAPLVEPDWTRFPGWRHVTRDQWESAQWQRVNCVKNIKQLRTVLGDTVDESFYADLTADQHALATMSMLVPPQMLNTMVPFAPMTTEAFLADPIRRYMIPVASDRRTDWPSHPYASRDSLHEHDMWVAEGLTHRYPTKVLAELLSTCPQYCGHCTRMDLVGNSTPAVDKLKLTLKPVDRYDAHISYLKVHPGVRDVVVSGGDVANVPWRNLESYLMRLLEIETIRDIRLATKALMGLPQHWLQPDVVEGLERVARTAARRGVNLAIHTHVNHAQSLTPLVAKAAQTALDVGVRDVRNQGVLMRGVNSTAPDLLDLCFALQGEAGILPYYFYMCDMIPNAEHWRVPVWHAQQLQHDIMGYLPGYATPRIVCDVPFVGKRWVHMLTEYDRERGISYWTKNYRTSIEQADLEALDKRYAYYDPIDTLPESGQHWWTTHRVDD, translated from the coding sequence GTGACACCCACACAACCGCTGGCGACGGCCACCCGTCCCAACCCGGTCGCGCCACCTTCCGCCGGCCAGCCCTACGAATACCGCCGCGCACCACTCGTCGAACCCGACTGGACCCGCTTCCCCGGCTGGCGCCACGTCACCCGCGACCAGTGGGAATCCGCCCAGTGGCAACGCGTCAACTGCGTCAAGAACATCAAGCAGCTCCGCACCGTCCTCGGCGACACCGTCGACGAAAGCTTCTACGCCGACCTCACCGCCGACCAGCACGCCCTGGCCACCATGTCCATGCTGGTGCCACCCCAGATGCTCAACACCATGGTCCCGTTCGCCCCGATGACCACCGAGGCGTTCCTCGCCGACCCCATCCGGCGCTACATGATCCCCGTCGCCTCCGACCGGCGCACCGACTGGCCCTCCCACCCCTACGCCAGCCGCGACTCACTCCACGAACACGACATGTGGGTCGCCGAGGGCCTCACCCACCGCTACCCCACCAAGGTCCTCGCCGAACTGCTCTCCACCTGCCCGCAGTACTGCGGCCACTGCACCCGCATGGACCTCGTCGGCAACTCCACCCCCGCCGTCGACAAACTCAAGCTCACCCTCAAGCCGGTCGACCGCTACGACGCCCACATCAGCTACCTCAAGGTCCACCCCGGCGTCCGCGACGTCGTCGTCTCCGGCGGCGACGTCGCCAACGTCCCCTGGCGCAACCTCGAGTCCTACCTCATGCGCCTGCTGGAGATCGAGACCATCCGCGACATCCGGCTCGCCACCAAGGCCCTCATGGGCCTACCCCAGCACTGGCTCCAGCCCGACGTCGTCGAAGGACTCGAACGGGTCGCCCGCACCGCCGCCCGCCGCGGCGTCAACCTCGCCATCCACACCCACGTCAACCACGCCCAGTCGCTCACCCCGCTGGTCGCCAAGGCCGCCCAGACCGCCCTCGACGTCGGCGTCCGCGACGTCCGCAACCAGGGCGTCCTCATGCGCGGCGTCAACTCCACCGCACCCGACCTGCTCGACCTCTGCTTCGCCCTCCAGGGCGAGGCCGGAATCCTGCCGTACTACTTCTACATGTGCGACATGATCCCCAACGCCGAGCACTGGCGGGTCCCGGTCTGGCACGCCCAGCAGCTCCAGCACGACATCATGGGCTACCTGCCCGGCTACGCCACCCCGCGGATCGTCTGCGACGTCCCCTTCGTCGGCAAGCGCTGGGTGCACATGCTCACCGAGTACGACCGCGAACGCGGCATCTCGTACTGGACGAAGAACTACCGCACGTCCATCGAGCAGGCCGATCTGGAGGCCCTGGACAAGCGCTACGCCTACTACGACCCGATCGACACCCTGCCCGAGTCCGGGCAGCACTGGTGGACCACCCACCGCGTCGACGACTGA
- a CDS encoding CsbD family protein, translated as MSFTDKAKNKADELTGAAKERIGDATNNERLRAEGTAQQTDARTRQAGEHVKDAGRDVRDAFTK; from the coding sequence GTGAGCTTCACCGACAAGGCGAAGAACAAGGCCGACGAGCTGACCGGTGCCGCGAAGGAACGCATCGGCGACGCCACGAACAACGAGCGCCTACGGGCCGAGGGGACCGCGCAGCAGACCGACGCGCGGACCCGTCAGGCCGGTGAGCACGTCAAGGACGCGGGTCGGGACGTGCGGGACGCGTTCACGAAGTGA
- a CDS encoding histidine phosphatase family protein, with translation MGEILLIRHGETAWSASRRHTSYTDLELTPDGERQATALRDRLAGRPVVTVLASPRRRALRTAELAGLTVNDIDDDLTEWHYGAYEGRTTAEIRAERPDWVIWQDGCPDGESPEQVGARVDRVLARVTPLLDSGDVALVAHAHALRVLGARWIGQPPAVGGRLRLDTASVSTLGHEHGRPVILTWNGR, from the coding sequence ATGGGAGAGATCCTGCTGATCCGGCACGGCGAGACCGCCTGGAGCGCCAGCCGCCGGCACACCTCGTACACCGACCTGGAGCTGACCCCGGACGGCGAGCGACAGGCCACCGCGCTGCGCGACCGGCTCGCCGGCCGCCCCGTCGTCACCGTGCTGGCCAGCCCCCGGCGACGGGCGCTGCGCACCGCCGAACTCGCCGGTCTCACCGTCAACGACATCGACGACGACCTGACCGAGTGGCACTACGGCGCCTACGAGGGCCGCACCACCGCCGAGATCCGCGCCGAGCGCCCGGACTGGGTCATCTGGCAGGACGGCTGCCCGGACGGCGAGTCGCCCGAACAGGTCGGCGCACGCGTCGACCGGGTGCTCGCCCGGGTCACTCCCCTGCTCGACTCCGGCGACGTCGCCCTGGTCGCCCACGCGCACGCCCTGCGGGTGCTCGGCGCCCGGTGGATCGGGCAGCCACCCGCCGTCGGCGGTCGGCTGCGCCTGGACACCGCCAGTGTCAGCACCCTCGGCCACGAGCACGGACGACCGGTCATCCTGACCTGGAACGGGCGCTGA
- a CDS encoding Lrp/AsnC family transcriptional regulator translates to MEETDRAIVAALTVDGRLSYTDLAERVGLSVSAVHQRVRRLEQRGVIKGYAAQVSFEALDLPLTAFVAIRPFDPSQPDDAPERLAHLPEIDSCYSVAGEDFYLLLVRVAGPVDLERLLQEIRTAANVTTRTTVVLSTPYEKRSPRI, encoded by the coding sequence GTGGAGGAGACCGATCGCGCCATCGTCGCCGCCCTGACCGTCGACGGCCGGCTGTCGTACACCGACCTCGCCGAACGGGTGGGGCTGTCGGTGTCCGCCGTGCACCAGCGGGTGCGGCGGCTGGAACAACGCGGCGTGATCAAGGGGTACGCCGCGCAGGTCTCGTTCGAGGCGCTGGACCTGCCGTTGACCGCGTTCGTGGCGATCCGCCCGTTCGACCCGTCCCAGCCGGACGACGCCCCGGAGCGGCTGGCTCACCTGCCGGAGATCGACTCCTGCTACTCGGTGGCGGGGGAGGACTTCTACCTGCTCCTGGTGCGGGTGGCCGGGCCGGTCGACCTGGAGCGCCTGTTGCAGGAGATCCGGACGGCGGCGAACGTCACCACCCGGACGACGGTGGTGCTTTCCACCCCGTACGAGAAGCGGTCGCCGCGCATCTAG
- a CDS encoding acyl-CoA dehydrogenase family protein has translation MTVDRILPTDEAHDLLELATDLADRELAPRAADFEARAEFPREVLRTLGRAGLLGLPYPEEYGGAAQPYEVYLQVLEILASRWLAVAEAVSVHTLACFPVAQYGSDELRKRLPDMLGGELLGAYCLSEPQGGSDAASLTTRAVRDGDEYVVSGTKAWITHAHSADFYNVFCRTGGPGAKGISCLLADAGTAGITPQATEKTMGLRSSPVAQIAFDDARVPAERLVGGEGTGFTIAMSALDSGRLGIAACAVGLAQGALDYAVGYARERQQFGRAIVDFQGLGFMLAELATQISAARALTLAAARLRDTGRAYSIEAAKAKLFATDVAMRVTTDAVQVLGGAGYVADHPVERYLREAKVLQIVEGTNQIQRLVISRALAKG, from the coding sequence ATGACTGTCGACCGGATCCTCCCCACCGACGAGGCCCACGACCTGTTGGAGCTCGCCACCGACCTCGCCGACCGGGAACTCGCGCCCCGGGCCGCCGACTTCGAGGCACGCGCCGAGTTCCCCCGGGAGGTGCTGCGCACCCTCGGCCGGGCCGGCCTGCTCGGCCTGCCCTACCCCGAGGAGTACGGCGGGGCCGCCCAGCCGTACGAGGTCTACCTCCAGGTGCTGGAGATCCTGGCCAGCCGCTGGCTCGCGGTGGCCGAGGCGGTCAGCGTGCACACCCTGGCCTGTTTCCCGGTCGCCCAGTACGGCAGCGACGAGCTGCGTAAGCGGCTGCCCGACATGCTCGGCGGGGAACTGCTCGGCGCGTACTGCCTCTCCGAGCCGCAGGGCGGGTCGGACGCGGCGTCGCTGACCACCCGGGCGGTCCGCGACGGCGACGAGTACGTCGTCTCCGGGACCAAGGCGTGGATCACCCACGCGCACAGTGCCGACTTCTACAACGTCTTCTGCCGCACCGGCGGGCCGGGCGCGAAGGGTATCTCCTGCCTGCTGGCCGACGCGGGCACCGCGGGGATCACGCCGCAGGCCACCGAGAAGACCATGGGGCTGCGGTCCTCGCCGGTGGCGCAGATCGCCTTCGACGACGCCCGGGTGCCGGCGGAGCGCCTGGTCGGTGGGGAGGGCACCGGCTTCACCATCGCGATGTCCGCGCTGGACTCCGGCCGGCTGGGCATCGCCGCCTGCGCGGTGGGGCTGGCCCAGGGGGCGCTGGACTACGCGGTCGGCTACGCCCGCGAGCGGCAGCAGTTCGGCCGGGCGATCGTCGACTTCCAGGGGTTGGGGTTCATGCTGGCGGAACTGGCCACCCAGATCTCGGCGGCCCGGGCGTTGACCCTGGCGGCGGCCCGGCTGCGCGACACCGGCCGGGCGTACTCGATCGAGGCGGCCAAGGCGAAATTGTTCGCCACGGACGTGGCGATGCGGGTGACCACCGACGCGGTCCAGGTGCTCGGCGGTGCCGGCTACGTCGCCGACCACCCGGTGGAGCGGTACCTGCGGGAGGCCAAGGTGCTCCAGATCGTGGAGGGCACCAACCAGATCCAGCGACTGGTGATCTCCCGCGCCCTGGCCAAGGGCTGA